One stretch of Deinococcus carri DNA includes these proteins:
- a CDS encoding DNA cytosine methyltransferase yields MMHTPPQGLFRNENGDRPVVAVDLFCGVGGLTYGLRHEGVRVVAGYDLEGSCKYAFERNNRGATFHEKDVTELTAEEILSHYPPGAVKVLVGCAPCQPYSSAAAKTKIGKEQAELEKEWEPLRAFLRLILAVEPDVVSMENVVRLATKGKFPVYAEFKARLKDAGYDVREYKVFGPDYGIPQARRRLVLFASKGGKVVLPKKKFSKEKYPTAAEALEGLSTLENGHADPLDPLHKSYKLGEKNLARAKASRIKGTWATWPEDLKLACHKKETGASYGSVYGRIDPDAPSPTMTTQFYNIGTGRFVHPTQDRGLSLREGALLQTFPRGYEFVEPGDEVKFKRQGRQIGNAVPPVLGQVIGRSIMAHLARAELDAPLATLGEVAAEQPQPSAADD; encoded by the coding sequence ATGATGCACACTCCTCCCCAAGGACTGTTCCGAAACGAGAACGGCGACCGGCCTGTGGTCGCCGTCGATCTGTTCTGCGGCGTGGGGGGGCTCACCTACGGTCTCCGGCACGAGGGCGTCCGGGTCGTCGCCGGGTACGACCTTGAGGGGAGCTGCAAGTACGCGTTCGAGCGCAACAATCGCGGGGCGACGTTCCACGAGAAGGACGTGACCGAGCTCACCGCCGAGGAGATCCTGTCGCACTACCCGCCCGGTGCCGTCAAGGTGCTGGTGGGCTGCGCGCCGTGCCAGCCGTACTCCTCCGCGGCAGCCAAGACGAAGATCGGCAAGGAGCAGGCGGAACTCGAAAAGGAGTGGGAGCCCCTGCGCGCGTTCCTCCGGCTCATCCTCGCGGTGGAGCCGGACGTGGTCAGCATGGAGAACGTCGTGCGCCTCGCCACGAAAGGGAAGTTCCCCGTCTATGCCGAGTTCAAGGCGCGTCTCAAGGACGCGGGCTACGACGTCCGCGAGTACAAGGTCTTCGGCCCCGACTACGGCATTCCGCAGGCGCGCCGCCGTCTGGTGCTCTTCGCCTCGAAGGGTGGTAAAGTGGTCCTCCCCAAGAAGAAGTTCTCCAAGGAGAAGTACCCCACGGCGGCCGAGGCGCTGGAGGGTCTTTCCACTCTCGAGAACGGGCACGCGGACCCCCTCGACCCGCTGCACAAGTCCTACAAGCTGGGAGAGAAGAACTTGGCCCGGGCGAAGGCGTCACGCATCAAGGGGACGTGGGCGACCTGGCCCGAGGACCTGAAACTCGCGTGCCACAAGAAGGAGACGGGAGCCTCGTACGGCTCCGTCTACGGGAGGATCGACCCCGACGCCCCTTCGCCGACCATGACCACGCAGTTCTACAACATCGGGACGGGACGTTTCGTCCACCCCACGCAGGACCGGGGGCTGAGCCTGCGCGAGGGCGCGCTCCTCCAGACCTTCCCTCGAGGTTACGAGTTCGTGGAGCCCGGTGACGAGGTCAAGTTCAAGAGGCAGGGGAGGCAGATCGGCAACGCCGTGCCCCCTGTCCTGGGGCAGGTCATCGGGCGGTCGATCATGGCTCACCTCGCCCGGGCGGAACTTGACGCCCCTTTGGCGACGCTCGGCGAAGTCGCCGCCGAGCAGCCCCAGCCTTCGGCGGCGGACGACTGA
- a CDS encoding PD-(D/E)XK nuclease family protein: MDQEPDARGRPGMTTPGRGRLPLLPPALTAVPAPPTFSPSTFAALVRCPLSQVHGLKGTELLAPDAAAIFGTILHETVTRLSWGFPTGVTEDAAALAEFDRVVAETEASVQREWPGAGLVPLRTAVGRTVWRRGRARLLKWAGEAEAAGTRAGGRGASSPADVRHPSALVATREIPYGREQSVRVPSLRLSGRPDLIERGTDVVHVTDLKSGAVTDEDGDIRSAHVDQLRLYALMLEEIEPGVRVRLWLHGAERVEVPWTDRDRAELRERLGHLVDLLPRGGSVRAEALAKPGRHCRACRIRHRCPGYRKEAPVWWRATSSLHPVAPFDIWGTPVAPDGPTPGTGRFALRDAAGRSVLVAGVPEALAGSLERGESIWFFGLQPAETLPLHGEYNHPRNFRLAESEKRGGTGTSAVFRGLPVSEEHV, translated from the coding sequence ATGGATCAAGAACCAGATGCTCGGGGGAGGCCTGGAATGACCACCCCAGGGCGGGGGCGGCTGCCGCTCCTGCCCCCTGCCTTGACGGCCGTCCCCGCACCTCCCACATTCAGTCCTTCCACGTTCGCCGCGCTCGTCCGCTGCCCCCTCTCGCAGGTGCACGGTCTTAAGGGGACGGAACTGCTCGCCCCCGACGCGGCCGCAATTTTCGGAACGATCCTGCACGAGACCGTAACCCGTCTCAGTTGGGGTTTTCCTACAGGAGTGACCGAGGACGCCGCGGCACTGGCGGAGTTCGACCGGGTGGTGGCGGAGACGGAAGCCTCCGTACAGCGGGAATGGCCGGGCGCGGGACTCGTCCCGCTCCGCACCGCCGTCGGCCGCACGGTATGGCGGAGGGGACGCGCCCGGCTGCTGAAGTGGGCCGGTGAAGCGGAAGCGGCCGGTACCCGCGCGGGGGGTCGTGGCGCGTCCTCCCCGGCCGACGTCCGGCATCCTTCGGCACTCGTCGCGACGCGCGAGATTCCATACGGTCGGGAGCAGTCGGTACGCGTGCCGTCACTTAGATTGTCGGGACGTCCCGATCTCATCGAACGCGGCACCGACGTCGTCCACGTCACGGACTTGAAGTCCGGCGCCGTGACCGACGAGGACGGCGACATCCGGTCCGCTCACGTGGACCAGCTCCGTCTGTATGCGCTGATGCTGGAGGAGATCGAACCTGGAGTTCGTGTCAGGCTTTGGCTCCACGGCGCCGAACGGGTGGAGGTGCCTTGGACCGACCGCGACCGCGCGGAACTTCGAGAACGTCTGGGCCACCTGGTCGATCTCCTGCCGAGAGGCGGGTCCGTCCGTGCGGAGGCGCTCGCGAAACCCGGTCGCCACTGCCGGGCCTGCCGGATCCGGCATCGCTGTCCCGGCTACCGGAAGGAAGCCCCGGTCTGGTGGCGAGCGACGTCGTCGCTCCATCCCGTCGCTCCGTTCGACATTTGGGGGACACCTGTCGCTCCAGACGGACCGACGCCCGGTACGGGCCGCTTCGCGCTGAGGGACGCCGCAGGACGCTCGGTGCTCGTCGCCGGCGTTCCCGAGGCCCTCGCGGGTTCGCTGGAGCGAGGGGAGAGCATCTGGTTCTTCGGGCTCCAACCCGCCGAGACGCTGCCTCTGCACGGTGAGTACAATCATCCGCGCAACTTCCGTCTCGCCGAAAGTGAGAAGCGGGGAGGGACGGGAACTTCCGCCGTGTTTCGAGGGCTGCCGGTGTCGGAGGAGCACGTCTGA
- a CDS encoding DEAD/DEAH box helicase: MQDPIGSFVRIRELYISYLDTAFRIGDSSVAAERRRLLRAPGTLCTEPLVEPLPRYQSSALTFRDLLGPLPADEDPLHGASTTQRKAFVELALAGLFPSEPVDGPEASPLTREAKFKPYFHQVAMLAKGAKPGKPGIVTSGTGSGKTESFLLPVFAALAAEAGSWPAPEAGYLERRWWNDPLTGRPYGKEEDGRFTPSYTRIPIERRPTEAAPRRTPFVPHRVGETREAAVRALILYPMNALVEDQMVRLRKALDSKEARDVMDREFAGNRIFFGRYTGKSPVTGHEDNPAFREILDMASDDDRLDGTVPSVGGDVTPKQIRDGEIQRRQRKQQELFETMVEAEAGQHEARAHVWNKTAAPGGRFDPARAASAFGDDSPFMFPSTDGNELISRWDMQRTPPDLLITNVSMLSAMLSREVDDGIFTKTREWLKRPDAYFYLVLDELHLQRGSAGTEVAYLLRLLLERLGLTEEGQRHKLRILASSASLPTTPGDDEASIDYLWDMFGRFGTADATMPEDEVRASWRDAIVPGREVPYAVRHDADRLLDSRPFVRLLDLAIANRTHGSGDEPVSADDPSEDVRSEAAWLEVAAELDVPTQGRSPKDVIGDTVRAAAARIAAACWNDDEGRSRAVTARRLAWKVFGDLRAAHAMPEDLPYESALHAVRALLFVRGCGDGLEAFLGGRVADAPSFRVHTFFRSIEGLYAPAWKNAGFAPEEADADRKAEVGRLSIERESRKRFDVGDGGEPRMLRQFEVLYCECCGELFLGGMRSRGSTRSTSTELLPHEPLLDGLPDTAASQRFEELSYEQYAVFWPAPSDTKPESGTMSRATATWNPARLNRETGVVTLQESAARARTRSTSAEGASRDETITGFLFERPTGRDRHGREADDPETHVPYACPKCGTDYAPRRKGTGRLSPIRNFRAGFGKTTQLLATELFDAQRVAEAEHDAKLVSFSDSRQDAARAALDIERNHHQDLRREILAICLREQAAGRPSAEELTAEIARVEEEIAEAALHKRYGELGSLGERLTSLQRRLAENDDPSIAFADIVDGPEVSASKGAIEVRPLIATMVKRGVHPYDDAGIDRPGGATDNADVRKFQWDALFELRGEDEKVFWKADASANGALSSARRTVVHRFLTTMTDVIFSKTYFSFEEAGLGYVTVRLDNIPEPRRTERRRQELAALLRVLTDAYRYRPSKYEKNDEPMAGIGARGTVKGKILAYAQAVWGEENAEAQIELALADLGHAGHPNGIVDVYMIHFRLPEPTDDFWRCARCARVHLHRGADVCTRCFAKLPKAPEGRIVNLRATSFLGRRVDRALAHWADESADVEPFFRLHCEELTGQTEDPARRQREFKGIFVPSTTDDGRTAEEGRLHERKATIDLLAVTTTMEVGIDIGPLQAVMQANMPPQRFNYQQRVGRAGRRGQAFSMALTVCRTKSHDLHYFRNPEKMTGDVPPPPVLTKSMPSIAQRFLRKKWLVDAFARLRAEDRARPLHLYPGDVMSPPDIHGEFLPVEEFLNPAGDWKTRLRGALAATRPDAEKFALVLGSDSRTTVTPPNVDRLMKELETKLSSGIAPGLAQSIAELGLLPMYGMPTRVRNLYLGTSRHGGRQVLDKIDRDLDVAIYEFAPGAKLVKDKFEHVGVGFTPAFELPAYTRSGRTPDAQVFQDSAFGEKFHLAQCPVCSAWARIEAGSESSESTCGACGASLGASSRHECVVPNGFRTDFRKQARDDEGTGGARHRTVQAEGRPIELKDHEVKRSDEQASVVRLSLAFDDQARTYRLNRGGTHADGAHGFVTRRGHQLLRTGSTNVRLPAQEIVDLPGAQPQNFEAEPVDHGPFWLAAPKTTDSLYLAPAALHPALSLGRLPVRTEDSDPERQSRWQGVRAAALSATFMVVGRAALELDIAPEELAVLEPRRFGPEGMRPLLQITDELVNGAGFCRILSEPESAGAPPRIMSYIQSMLSDGHEYPRTPFLDPEHADCTTACYRCLLRYGNQHYHGLLDWRLGLTYLRTLVDPTFACGLDGDFGAPGLTDFTPFALRLSQEMAERFGGEVKSFAEGRVPAFRVKTKGQKLSPWVLVAHPLWDWDGGRDLVPGTILAQADEEAAEDSGGTTLCWDTFNLERRQVQVREWIKNQMLGGGLE, translated from the coding sequence GTGCAAGATCCCATCGGCAGCTTCGTCAGAATTCGGGAACTCTACATCAGCTACCTGGACACCGCCTTCCGCATCGGCGATTCCAGCGTCGCGGCGGAACGTCGGCGGCTGCTGCGGGCGCCTGGGACCCTGTGCACCGAGCCGCTCGTGGAACCTCTCCCCCGCTACCAGTCGTCGGCTCTGACGTTCCGTGACCTCCTCGGGCCGCTTCCCGCCGACGAGGACCCGCTGCACGGCGCATCCACCACGCAGCGGAAAGCTTTCGTGGAACTCGCCCTGGCAGGGCTGTTCCCCTCGGAGCCCGTGGACGGTCCCGAGGCCTCGCCGCTGACGCGAGAGGCGAAGTTCAAACCCTACTTCCACCAAGTGGCGATGCTGGCCAAGGGTGCGAAGCCTGGGAAGCCCGGAATCGTCACGTCGGGCACCGGCTCCGGCAAGACGGAATCGTTCCTGCTGCCCGTGTTCGCGGCGCTCGCCGCCGAAGCCGGGAGCTGGCCGGCCCCCGAGGCGGGCTACTTGGAGCGCCGCTGGTGGAACGACCCTCTCACTGGACGGCCTTACGGCAAGGAGGAAGACGGGCGCTTCACGCCTTCGTACACGAGGATCCCGATCGAAAGGAGGCCGACGGAAGCCGCCCCCAGGCGGACCCCGTTCGTCCCACACCGGGTGGGCGAGACACGCGAGGCCGCCGTGCGGGCCCTGATCCTCTACCCGATGAACGCGCTCGTGGAAGACCAGATGGTCCGCCTGCGGAAAGCACTCGATTCGAAAGAAGCGAGGGACGTCATGGACCGCGAGTTCGCGGGAAACAGGATCTTCTTCGGGCGGTACACCGGCAAGAGCCCGGTGACCGGCCACGAGGACAACCCGGCCTTCCGCGAAATACTGGATATGGCATCGGACGACGACCGCTTGGACGGCACCGTTCCGTCGGTGGGTGGAGACGTCACCCCGAAACAGATCAGGGACGGCGAAATCCAGCGGCGCCAACGTAAGCAGCAGGAGCTGTTCGAGACGATGGTCGAAGCGGAAGCCGGCCAACACGAGGCTCGGGCCCACGTCTGGAACAAGACTGCGGCACCCGGAGGTCGGTTCGACCCGGCACGAGCGGCCTCCGCCTTCGGGGACGATTCGCCGTTCATGTTCCCCTCCACGGACGGCAACGAACTCATCTCCCGTTGGGACATGCAGCGGACCCCACCGGACCTGCTGATCACCAACGTCAGCATGCTCAGTGCGATGCTGTCCCGCGAGGTCGACGACGGCATCTTCACGAAGACACGCGAATGGCTGAAACGCCCCGACGCCTACTTCTACCTCGTGCTGGACGAGTTGCACCTCCAGCGAGGGTCCGCTGGGACCGAGGTCGCCTATCTGCTGAGGCTCCTCTTGGAGCGGCTGGGCCTGACGGAGGAAGGACAGCGGCACAAGCTGCGCATCCTGGCCTCCAGCGCCTCTCTCCCGACCACGCCCGGCGACGACGAGGCGAGCATCGACTACCTGTGGGACATGTTCGGGCGATTCGGGACGGCCGACGCCACTATGCCCGAAGACGAAGTGCGTGCTTCGTGGCGTGACGCCATCGTCCCGGGAAGGGAAGTCCCCTATGCGGTTCGGCACGACGCCGACCGTCTTCTGGACTCTCGGCCCTTCGTCCGACTTCTCGATCTTGCGATCGCGAACCGTACCCACGGCTCCGGAGACGAACCCGTCTCGGCGGACGACCCTTCCGAAGACGTCCGGTCGGAAGCGGCGTGGCTTGAGGTGGCGGCGGAATTGGACGTGCCCACCCAGGGCCGATCGCCGAAAGACGTGATCGGCGACACGGTCCGGGCTGCGGCGGCACGTATCGCGGCCGCCTGTTGGAACGACGACGAAGGGCGCTCCCGGGCCGTCACCGCCAGGCGGCTCGCCTGGAAGGTGTTCGGGGACCTGCGGGCCGCCCACGCCATGCCGGAGGATCTTCCTTACGAGTCCGCCCTGCACGCCGTCCGTGCCCTGTTGTTCGTGCGGGGCTGCGGCGACGGCCTGGAAGCTTTTTTGGGCGGCCGTGTCGCGGACGCCCCGTCGTTCAGAGTGCACACGTTCTTCCGGAGCATTGAAGGACTGTATGCTCCCGCCTGGAAGAACGCGGGGTTCGCGCCGGAGGAGGCGGACGCGGACCGGAAGGCCGAAGTCGGACGTCTCAGCATCGAGCGCGAAAGCCGGAAGCGTTTCGACGTGGGCGATGGCGGCGAGCCGCGTATGCTCCGGCAGTTCGAAGTGTTGTACTGCGAATGTTGCGGCGAACTGTTCCTCGGTGGGATGCGGTCCCGCGGCTCCACCAGGTCCACCTCCACGGAGCTCCTGCCTCACGAGCCGCTCCTCGACGGGCTCCCCGACACGGCGGCTTCGCAACGGTTCGAGGAACTGTCTTACGAACAGTACGCCGTGTTCTGGCCTGCTCCGAGCGACACGAAGCCCGAGAGCGGCACGATGTCCAGGGCGACCGCCACCTGGAATCCGGCACGCCTGAACCGGGAAACGGGGGTCGTCACCTTACAAGAGAGCGCGGCCCGGGCCCGGACCCGTAGCACCTCCGCGGAGGGTGCCTCACGCGATGAAACGATCACCGGCTTCCTGTTCGAACGTCCTACGGGGAGAGATCGACACGGCCGGGAAGCTGATGACCCCGAGACCCACGTGCCGTACGCCTGTCCGAAGTGTGGTACCGATTACGCGCCGCGCCGGAAGGGAACGGGTCGGCTGTCGCCCATACGTAACTTTCGCGCAGGCTTCGGCAAAACGACCCAGTTGTTGGCTACGGAGCTGTTCGACGCCCAACGCGTCGCCGAGGCGGAACACGACGCGAAACTGGTGTCGTTCTCCGACAGCCGGCAAGACGCGGCACGTGCAGCGTTGGACATCGAGCGCAACCATCACCAGGACCTCAGGCGCGAAATCTTGGCGATCTGCCTGCGAGAACAGGCGGCCGGCCGCCCGTCGGCGGAAGAGCTCACGGCCGAGATCGCACGGGTGGAGGAGGAGATCGCGGAAGCCGCGCTGCACAAACGGTACGGCGAGCTCGGGAGCTTGGGCGAAAGACTCACGTCGCTGCAGCGACGACTCGCGGAGAACGATGACCCGTCCATCGCGTTCGCCGACATCGTAGACGGACCTGAAGTCTCCGCTTCCAAGGGAGCGATCGAAGTCCGTCCACTGATCGCCACGATGGTGAAACGCGGGGTCCACCCTTACGACGACGCGGGTATAGACAGGCCCGGAGGGGCTACGGACAACGCCGACGTCCGCAAGTTCCAGTGGGACGCCCTGTTCGAGTTGCGAGGCGAGGACGAGAAGGTGTTCTGGAAGGCCGACGCGAGTGCGAACGGGGCTCTGTCGTCGGCCCGGAGAACCGTGGTCCACCGTTTCCTGACGACCATGACCGACGTCATCTTCAGCAAGACGTACTTCTCCTTCGAGGAAGCCGGCCTCGGCTACGTGACGGTGCGGCTGGACAATATCCCCGAACCCCGGCGGACGGAACGTCGGCGGCAGGAACTCGCGGCGCTCCTGCGCGTCCTGACCGACGCCTACCGCTACCGGCCGTCGAAGTACGAAAAGAATGACGAGCCGATGGCGGGTATCGGCGCACGAGGCACCGTGAAGGGGAAGATTCTGGCCTACGCTCAAGCCGTCTGGGGCGAGGAGAATGCGGAGGCGCAGATCGAACTCGCCCTCGCCGATCTCGGACACGCGGGCCACCCGAACGGGATCGTCGACGTCTACATGATCCACTTCCGACTGCCCGAGCCGACGGACGACTTCTGGCGGTGCGCCCGCTGTGCGAGGGTCCACCTTCACCGGGGTGCGGACGTGTGCACGCGCTGCTTCGCGAAACTACCGAAAGCTCCGGAGGGCAGGATCGTCAATCTGCGGGCGACCAGCTTCCTCGGGCGACGGGTGGACCGGGCCCTCGCACACTGGGCCGACGAATCCGCCGACGTTGAGCCGTTCTTTCGTCTGCATTGCGAGGAGTTGACGGGACAGACGGAGGATCCGGCCCGGCGTCAGCGGGAGTTCAAGGGGATATTCGTTCCTTCGACCACCGACGACGGACGAACGGCCGAAGAGGGTCGGCTTCATGAGCGCAAGGCCACCATCGACCTGCTCGCCGTGACGACGACAATGGAGGTCGGCATCGACATCGGTCCTCTACAGGCCGTGATGCAGGCCAACATGCCGCCGCAACGGTTCAACTACCAGCAGCGGGTCGGACGCGCCGGCCGCCGCGGTCAGGCGTTCTCCATGGCGCTCACGGTCTGCCGGACGAAGAGCCACGATCTCCATTACTTCCGTAATCCCGAAAAAATGACCGGGGACGTCCCGCCTCCCCCTGTGCTGACGAAGAGCATGCCGTCGATCGCCCAGCGATTCCTTCGAAAGAAGTGGCTCGTCGACGCGTTCGCACGACTGCGTGCGGAAGACCGTGCAAGGCCGCTGCACCTGTATCCCGGGGACGTCATGTCCCCCCCCGACATCCACGGCGAATTCCTACCGGTGGAGGAGTTCCTGAACCCGGCCGGCGACTGGAAGACGAGACTGCGCGGTGCCCTCGCGGCCACCCGGCCGGACGCGGAGAAGTTCGCGCTCGTCCTGGGGAGCGACAGCAGAACGACCGTCACGCCTCCGAACGTGGATCGGCTCATGAAAGAGTTGGAGACCAAGTTGTCGTCCGGCATCGCTCCGGGCCTCGCCCAATCCATCGCGGAACTCGGCCTCCTTCCGATGTACGGTATGCCGACCCGCGTTCGGAACCTGTACTTGGGAACCAGTCGGCACGGTGGTCGCCAAGTCCTCGACAAGATCGATCGCGACCTCGACGTTGCCATCTACGAGTTCGCGCCTGGAGCCAAGCTGGTGAAGGACAAGTTCGAGCACGTGGGAGTCGGGTTCACGCCCGCCTTCGAATTGCCCGCATACACCAGGTCCGGACGGACACCGGACGCCCAAGTGTTCCAGGACAGCGCCTTCGGGGAAAAGTTCCATCTGGCCCAATGCCCGGTCTGCAGCGCCTGGGCCCGAATCGAGGCTGGGAGCGAGTCCTCCGAGAGCACGTGTGGGGCGTGCGGTGCGTCGCTGGGAGCGAGCAGCAGGCACGAGTGCGTCGTTCCCAACGGCTTCAGGACCGACTTCCGAAAACAGGCACGGGACGACGAGGGGACGGGTGGCGCCCGTCACCGCACGGTCCAGGCCGAGGGCCGTCCGATCGAGCTGAAGGATCACGAAGTCAAGCGGTCCGACGAGCAGGCGAGCGTCGTGCGCCTGAGTCTGGCGTTCGACGACCAGGCGCGTACCTACCGACTCAACCGGGGTGGGACGCACGCCGACGGGGCGCACGGATTCGTCACCCGCCGCGGTCATCAGCTCCTCCGGACGGGCAGCACGAATGTCCGGCTGCCCGCGCAGGAGATCGTCGACCTGCCCGGTGCACAGCCCCAGAATTTCGAAGCGGAGCCGGTCGACCACGGTCCGTTCTGGCTCGCCGCACCGAAAACCACCGACTCCCTCTACCTCGCGCCGGCAGCACTCCATCCCGCCCTGTCCCTCGGCCGTCTCCCGGTGCGGACGGAAGATTCGGATCCCGAGCGCCAGTCCAGGTGGCAGGGCGTCCGAGCGGCCGCCCTCTCGGCGACTTTCATGGTCGTGGGGCGCGCGGCATTGGAACTGGACATCGCGCCGGAAGAGCTCGCCGTGCTCGAACCACGTCGCTTCGGACCCGAAGGTATGCGTCCGCTCCTGCAGATCACGGACGAGCTCGTCAACGGGGCCGGCTTCTGCCGCATCCTCAGCGAGCCCGAGTCCGCAGGCGCCCCACCGCGGATCATGAGCTACATCCAGTCCATGCTGTCGGACGGGCACGAGTATCCGCGCACGCCGTTCCTTGACCCGGAGCACGCCGACTGCACGACCGCCTGTTACCGGTGCCTGCTGCGGTACGGAAATCAGCACTATCACGGTCTGTTGGATTGGCGTCTGGGCCTGACGTACTTGCGGACCCTGGTTGATCCGACCTTCGCGTGCGGCCTCGATGGGGACTTCGGCGCGCCCGGACTGACGGACTTCACGCCGTTCGCCCTCCGTCTGTCGCAGGAGATGGCAGAACGTTTCGGCGGCGAGGTGAAGTCGTTCGCGGAGGGTCGAGTGCCCGCCTTCCGCGTCAAGACGAAAGGACAGAAACTGTCGCCGTGGGTGCTCGTGGCGCACCCCCTGTGGGACTGGGACGGCGGGCGTGATCTGGTGCCCGGCACGATTCTCGCTCAGGCGGACGAGGAGGCCGCCGAAGATTCCGGTGGTACCACGCTCTGTTGGGATACGTTCAACTTAGAGAGGCGCCAGGTACAGGTGCGGGAATGGATCAAGAACCAGATGCTCGGGGGAGGCCTGGAATGA
- a CDS encoding nuclease-related domain-containing DEAD/DEAH box helicase has product MELRLHCGRIGDVGNRGERRVLTELESVGEHPVAKDWIVLHSVRIKPHTSPNGGEVDLAVIMPGRHTVVLLEIKGHESVEERGERVLVRYQDGSRKDPLEQVDRARGDVLSILQQARRDGRMREHVHVATGVLLPFATLGHAGGIPWDRRQIVDEREMRGGIVEAIQRVAEYGAPDHRTSGALHPQAQAFLREQFQPRFQPTFDPRSLIEAAEREALELTEQQSRVIDSIFENDHRPHVVHGPAGSGKTVLAIDLLHRYGREFPGERRLFLCYNTFLAQKAQGMSDGLFEVSTVHKFMMDLTKGLFSPTQKNAPNFFDELLPEKATLVVWEEEITYDLIVLDEYPDAFSLPILTFLDSLLEGGFAEGRWHFLGDIQQDIFKRDVSGRFAAFEEQYCKGRVPYRMTLRENLRNTRQIANLGRRVLGDDHIRPVRADGAPIEITGYQDLPAAVEREVRRWLSAGYLPSEIVVLTPDSAPLDVAVGGHTIRVLSSVEENSALGLTTARKYKGCESPVVILVDPQAVSCTSDQHLRQLTYVAVTRAKHGLSVLYRRDQKSEFDSLFGRHSP; this is encoded by the coding sequence ATGGAACTACGGCTTCACTGCGGGCGAATCGGCGACGTCGGCAACAGGGGCGAACGCCGCGTGCTCACCGAACTGGAGAGTGTCGGGGAACACCCGGTCGCCAAGGATTGGATCGTCCTGCACTCCGTGCGCATCAAGCCGCACACCTCTCCGAACGGTGGCGAAGTCGACCTCGCCGTCATCATGCCCGGCCGTCACACGGTGGTCCTGCTGGAGATCAAGGGCCACGAATCCGTCGAGGAGCGTGGCGAGCGCGTCCTCGTCCGTTATCAAGACGGGTCGCGTAAGGATCCGCTCGAGCAGGTGGATCGCGCGCGAGGGGACGTCCTTTCCATTTTGCAGCAGGCTCGTCGTGACGGACGTATGCGGGAGCACGTGCACGTCGCGACCGGCGTGCTCCTTCCCTTCGCGACTCTCGGGCATGCCGGTGGCATTCCGTGGGACCGCCGTCAGATCGTAGACGAACGTGAGATGCGAGGCGGAATCGTCGAAGCGATCCAGCGCGTCGCGGAGTACGGGGCGCCTGACCACCGCACGTCGGGGGCGTTGCACCCACAGGCACAGGCGTTCCTGCGTGAGCAGTTCCAACCCCGCTTCCAGCCGACGTTCGATCCGCGCAGTCTGATCGAAGCGGCGGAGCGCGAAGCGCTCGAACTCACCGAGCAGCAGTCACGGGTGATCGACAGCATCTTCGAGAACGACCATCGTCCGCACGTCGTCCACGGCCCCGCGGGCTCCGGGAAGACCGTGCTGGCGATCGACCTTCTTCACCGGTATGGGCGGGAGTTCCCTGGCGAGCGACGGTTGTTCCTCTGTTACAACACCTTCCTCGCCCAGAAGGCTCAAGGCATGAGCGATGGGCTGTTCGAGGTGTCGACCGTCCACAAGTTCATGATGGACCTCACCAAAGGTCTCTTCTCGCCTACGCAAAAAAATGCCCCCAACTTCTTCGACGAGCTCCTCCCTGAAAAGGCGACGCTGGTGGTCTGGGAAGAGGAGATCACGTACGACCTCATCGTGCTTGACGAGTACCCGGACGCCTTCTCGCTCCCAATCCTCACTTTCCTCGACAGCCTGCTGGAGGGCGGGTTCGCGGAAGGACGGTGGCATTTCCTGGGCGACATCCAACAGGACATCTTCAAAAGAGACGTGAGCGGGCGCTTCGCGGCCTTCGAAGAACAGTACTGCAAGGGCCGGGTGCCCTATCGGATGACCCTCAGGGAGAACCTGCGAAACACACGGCAGATCGCGAATCTCGGGCGGCGCGTCCTTGGGGACGACCACATCAGGCCGGTGCGTGCCGACGGCGCACCGATCGAGATCACCGGATACCAGGACCTCCCGGCGGCGGTGGAGCGCGAGGTGCGACGGTGGCTGTCGGCAGGGTATCTGCCGTCCGAGATCGTTGTGCTCACTCCCGACTCCGCTCCCCTCGACGTCGCCGTGGGTGGTCATACGATCCGGGTCCTTTCGAGCGTCGAAGAGAACTCCGCCCTAGGTCTGACGACTGCCCGGAAGTACAAAGGCTGCGAAAGTCCGGTCGTGATCCTCGTCGACCCCCAGGCGGTGAGCTGCACGAGCGACCAGCACCTCAGGCAGTTGACGTACGTGGCCGTGACTCGGGCGAAACACGGTCTGAGCGTGCTGTACCGGAGGGACCAGAAGAGCGAGTTCGATTCCCTCTTCGGCCGCCACTCGCCCTGA
- a CDS encoding very short patch repair endonuclease — protein MADKLTREQRSALMGRVRQRDTAPELALRSALHRRGLRFRKNVKGLPGSPDIVFIRAKVAVFVDGDFWHGRDFDGWKDKLQPFWRAKIERNIQRDAQNVANLEALGWRVLRVWEKDIKKRLDEVAAHVFDRVHEV, from the coding sequence ATGGCCGACAAGCTGACGAGGGAACAGAGGAGCGCCCTGATGGGCCGCGTACGCCAACGCGACACCGCTCCCGAGCTCGCCCTGCGCTCGGCGCTCCACCGCCGCGGCTTGAGGTTCAGGAAGAACGTCAAGGGCCTGCCCGGTTCGCCCGACATCGTCTTCATCAGGGCGAAGGTCGCCGTGTTCGTGGACGGCGACTTCTGGCACGGGCGCGACTTCGACGGGTGGAAGGACAAGCTCCAGCCCTTCTGGAGGGCGAAGATCGAACGCAACATCCAACGCGACGCGCAGAACGTCGCCAACCTGGAAGCACTCGGGTGGAGGGTCCTGCGTGTCTGGGAGAAGGACATCAAGAAGCGGCTGGACGAGGTCGCCGCACATGTCTTCGACCGCGTACACGAGGTTTGA